A single window of Nicotiana sylvestris chromosome 5, ASM39365v2, whole genome shotgun sequence DNA harbors:
- the LOC104221318 gene encoding NDR1/HIN1-like protein 13 produces the protein MEERSPPAAGNVNGKARNLLSSTTSLRLSLTPSRSPDQTYVVQIPRDQVYRVPPPENARIVENHRKPDSQKKNKCTCCCWILSVLIGLAIMIGNIVLIIRALYTPKCPEFSITNIHIKNFTHPSNGHGQNNNIHPQPHPQFEIELKIVNENERMDVAFGKGNNGKATLIFKKHEIGQGKYPSISQKPKDSTNVHFNLDVGKLAGDIEKGLEDDKKPIMMTLSVHAPLEITSWAKDLKKNLIVTCDFDVESLMTNKSKIKAEVCQTDF, from the coding sequence ATGGAGGAGCGGTCACCACCAGCTGCCGGCAATGTAAACGGCAAAGCAAGAAATCTCCTTTCATCAACCACATCGCTCCGCCTCTCTCTCACGCCGTCTCGTTCACCAGATCAGACCTACGTTGTCCAAATCCCACGTGATCAAGTTTATCGTGTCCCTCCTCCTGAAAATGCCCGAATTGTTGAAAATCATCGTAAGCCAGAttctcaaaagaaaaacaaatgcacatgttgttgTTGGATCCTATCTGTGTTAATCGGTCTTGCTATCATGATAGGAAATATCGTGTTGATCATACGCGCATTGTACACTCCCAAATGTCCTGAATTTTCCATCACTAATATCCATATTAAGAACTTTACACACCCTTCAAATGGTCATGGCCAAAACAATAATATTCATCCGCAGCCACACCCTCAATTTGAGATCGAGTTGAAAATTGTTAACGAGAACGAGAGAATGGATGTAGCGTTTGGTAAAGGAAATAACGGGAAGGCTACCCTTATTTTCAAGAAACATGAAATTGGACAAGGGAAATATCCCTCAATTTCCCAAAAACCTAAAGATTCAACGAATGTACATTTCAACCTTGACGTTGGGAAATTGGCTGGTGATattgagaaaggtcttgaggatgATAAGAAGCCGATAATGATGACCTTGAGCGTCCATGCACCATTGGAGATCACGAGCTGGGCAAAAGATTTGAAAAAGAATTTGATTGTTACTTGTGATTTCGACGTGGAATCGTTGATGACAAATAAATCCAAGATTAAAGCCGAAGTCTGTCAGACTGATTTCTAA